ATAGCCAcattccaaaatagaaaaagaaaaagaaggccCATAAAACTGCTAAATTCAGAATAAGTGTGCAGATTAGGTCTTAGCAGGAATGTTGGACGAGGCAGATGTTGAAGCTCCAGTTGCTGCATTCTTTGCTTCCAGTGGTGCTTTGACCGGTGCAGAGTCAGGTATGTCGCCTATGTCCAGTGTATCAGGAAGCTTATCTGATGAATCATCAGGAAACATCTgtaaaatgcaaaacaaaatccaaaatgaTCAGACCCTTTAAATTATCAAATCCAAAATCTTAACATCGATGCAGCTAAAACGTGATCGAATGCAAATGTTGTGAGAATCCAAACCATGTAAAAAAGGGAGATGCATCCTAGTCAAAGTACCAACCATACAGAGtcaattgaaaaacttgatATGAATGTGGAAACTTCACTGATATTGAGCAAGACTAGACATAAGATTTCAGCCTAATTGTACGACAAAATGATAAGAAAAGGGATGTGGATGCATCTTAGAAGTTGTTTTGCATCCGAATATAAAAGCCCAATCAGCCATTTTGCAGCATGATAATGAagaatacaataaaaaatgcactTGAAACCTCATTTCAATAGGGAAATAGAATTCTCAGAAAGTGGAAGCAACGTTTCAAAGCttaaataataaactgaaaatTCTGGCAATAATACCTCAAGATGGTGTAGCATGTCGATTGCAGAATATAAATCACATCCGCTGACTTGATAGACGTCAGAAATAGACTCCAATGATATTTCAGGAAAGTTCATTTGCATGTACATCAGGTCGATGTCAGAGTCTTCATCAATGCTTGGCTTCTCCGGGTATTGTGACGTTGAAGCAACAAATTCATTACGGTAATTATCTTTCAATTTCGGATATTCAGCAATTTGGGGGGCACCAGCAATCTGGGAATGACGTTGAATAACATTTTGGTGCTGTGTATTTGCATGACGATAGCCAAATTGTCCAACCTCATCCTCGCTGTTAAACTCTTGATGTAAACcgaattctttttttacatCAGCAGCACCTCTTTTAAAGAGTGGCACGTAGGCTGCTGCGTTAGGATTTAAAGAAGACCCTGTCTTCATTGCTGCAACTCTGAGATAGTGAGAATTGTGAGAATGGTGAAAGTATTCTAGCATTACGAATAAACATTTAACTATATAAGCATGGTGATATCTCTAAACACAACCATTATGTAGCAAAATGCAGACATAACAACTAACAAGAAGCTATGATGGTCTCAATACAACTATTTTTACACCATGGCACGTTTGCTCAAGGCTAAGCGGATTCATGAGGAGCATTATGTGAACATATTCAAGAAAATGAGTTCAATAACGCCAACCAAGTTCTGATCTACAAACGACAGGCTTGATCCTACACATACTGAGCGATtgtagaaaaaatatacttgAAGGTTGGgtttcatttcaatttcaatttcaattcattcCCATAAATCAAAACCAGAAATACATATCCAATTCTTTCTGGTTTTAATAATCATGAGTAGCACCGAGTAATAAAGCACTTACTCTCCCAACAGTTCCCTAAAACACTGAACAAAGCAAGAAAGACAACTGGAAACGTTTTCATTTGTTCTCACATCAGTTCTCACTCTTTGCACACAAAACAAtacaaaagtaaaagagattgGCTGCATAAACAGAAGGACAAAAGAAAACTGTTTCCTATTTGAAATACAAATAGGAAAATTGTAATTATGAAAAGCTGAAGTAAAATTGCttcaataatatttatgaCTCACTCTTAAGAAGAAACTTCACAATCAATAACATAGATTCGACAATCATCTAATCAAATTACAATCAATTCATTTGTTGATCAAGAATTTAAGCAACAGCAAAACCAGTCCCCTAGATTAGCATGCAACTCATTAAATAACGCGCTGAATTCattactctctcttaatttcgAATTTCCATCGCTTCTCAGCAGAAAATAAACGCCAAATTCAATCCATCCATTTACACAATCACGTCGACGATGCGACAAAGCAAGATTCAGGCAAGAAACTGCATGATCATAGGCTTGAAAAAATTGCGATGAATAAGATAACGAAACAAACGAATTACGATTCACAGCTTGAAACAATAGCTGCAGTGTGCAATCACGAGCTCGCATGCGACGAATGGAGAAGAATTCTCACCTTAGGTTGAGAGCGCGGGGAACGAACTGCTACGATCGGTGATCACCTGAAGTTGAATCGGAAAATCGAAAGTAATCGCAGCAAATTGGGGAAGAATTAAAGTGAGAATTCTGGAATCAGAGTGAAGAAGGATCGAAGAAATagagaattaaaataagacggaggatttattttaatttataatattattattattattagtatttaattaattctattcGAAAGTAGAATTTGACGTTTTCCGTTTATGAAGtcatttgtcttttttttttttatgatttcaaTTGGGATTAAAAATATGACTTGTGATGTATTTATAATACGAGTAATTGGtggaatatatttttcttataaatagtaataat
The nucleotide sequence above comes from Salvia hispanica cultivar TCC Black 2014 chromosome 5, UniMelb_Shisp_WGS_1.0, whole genome shotgun sequence. Encoded proteins:
- the LOC125187945 gene encoding polyadenylate-binding protein-interacting protein 6, producing MKTGSSLNPNAAAYVPLFKRGAADVKKEFGLHQEFNSEDEVGQFGYRHANTQHQNVIQRHSQIAGAPQIAEYPKLKDNYRNEFVASTSQYPEKPSIDEDSDIDLMYMQMNFPEISLESISDVYQVSGCDLYSAIDMLHHLEMFPDDSSDKLPDTLDIGDIPDSAPVKAPLEAKNAATGASTSASSNIPAKT